The Suncus etruscus isolate mSunEtr1 chromosome 14, mSunEtr1.pri.cur, whole genome shotgun sequence genome contains a region encoding:
- the FGF21 gene encoding fibroblast growth factor 21 — translation MVGGQAGWARWGHWVALLLGLLGTCGARPLPDSSPLLQFGGQVRQRYLYTDDAQRTETHLEIRADGSVGGAASRTPESLLELKALKPGVIRILGIRTSRFLCQRPDGALYGSLHFDAQACSFRELLLQDGYNIYRSEAWGLPLRLLPSPSSPGSPEPAWQGAARFLPLPGLPSASLESPETLGPAPPNVGSSDPLSMVGSPQGQSPSYTS, via the exons ATGGTCGGAGGCCAGGCGGGCTGGGCGCGGTGGGGTCACTGGGTGGCCCTGTTGCTGGGCCTACTGGGCACCTGCGGGGCGCGCCCCCTGCCCGACTCCAGCCCCCTGCTGCAATTTGGGGGCCAAGTGCGCCAGCGGTACCTGTACAcggatgatgctcagaggacagAGACACACCTGGAGATCCGTGCTGATGGCTCCGTGGGGGGTGCGGCCAGCCGGACCCCAGAAA gtctcTTGGAGCTCAAGGCCCTGAAGCCAGGTGTGATTCGAATATTGGGTATCAGGACATCCCGCTTCCTGTGCCAGAGGCCAGATGGGGCCCTGTACGGATCG CTCCACTTCGATGCCCAGGCCTGCAGCTTCCGTGAGCTGCTTCTCCAGGACGGATACAACATTTACCGGTCGGAGGCCTGGGGCCTTCCACTCCGCCTGCTGCCATCCCCCAGCTCCCCGGGATCCCCGGAACCAGCCTGGCAGGGTGCTGCCCGCTTCCTGCCGCTGCCAGGCCTGCCGTCAGCTTCCCTGGAGTCCCCCGAAACCCTAGGCCCTGCACCCCCAAATGTGGGCTCCTCGGATCCCCTGAGCATGGTGGGGTCTCCTCAGGGCCAAAGCCCCAGCTATACGTCCTGA